A stretch of the Helicoverpa zea isolate HzStark_Cry1AcR chromosome 15, ilHelZeax1.1, whole genome shotgun sequence genome encodes the following:
- the LOC124636770 gene encoding secretory carrier-associated membrane protein 1 → MSKFEDNPFSDPTIDNPFADPSVQQVARSTNNATRGLDDYNPFDGQQNANQATVQPSPQQPSQPAIMQAVSPPVSGQYTRPAQPAAQTQPPQNFTTADFQRRQEELERKAEELARREAELRAGSAGRRNNWPPLPAFCPIQPCFYQDINVDIPLEFQRIVRHLYHLWMFHALVLSLNIIGAMSLMFAGNGFTTFGLSILYFILLTPFSFVCWYRPIYKAFRSDSSFNFMVFFFIFLFQIIITVVQSIGFSGGGSCGLITSIGAFKENIAVGIITLMVTIGFIVCVVVDVMLMAKVHRIYRSTGASLAKAQAEFTTEILRNQHVQTAASSAAAAAVNAQIANANRY, encoded by the exons atgtcCAAATTCGAGGATAATCCGTTTAGTGATCCAACCATAGACAACCCATTCGCA GATCCTTCAGTGCAGCAGGTGGCCAGGAGTACTAACAATGCAACACGAGGCCTGGACGATTACAATCCCTTCGATGGCCAACAAAATGCAAATCAAGCTACG GTGCAACCATCTCCCCAGCAGCCATCACAGCCAGCGATCATGCAGGCGGTATCTCCCCCCGTGAGTGGGCAGTACACCAGGCCGGCACAACCTGCAGCACAAACCCAGCCACCTCAGAACTTCACCACTGCAGATTTTCAG AGAAGACAAGAAGAGTTGGAGCGTAAAGCTGAGGAATTAGCCCGAAGGGAAGCAGAATTGAGAGCTGGTTCAGCAGGGCGACGAAACAATTGGCCCCCACTTCCCGCTTTCTGCCCTATACAGCCGTGTTTCTACCAAGACATCAATGTTGATATACCACTCGAGTTCCAAAGGATTGTTCGTCACCTTTATCACTTGTGGATGT tccATGCTCTGGTTCTATCCCTGAACATAATCGGGGCTATGTCCCTTATGTTCGCCGGCAACGGTTTCACGACATTCGGCCTATCAATTCTCTACTTTATTCTCCTAACTCCGTTCAGTTTCGTATGTTGGTACCGACCGATCTACAAGGCGTTCCGAAGCGATTCCTCTTTTAACTTTATGGTCTTCTTCTTCATATTTCTGTTCCAAATCATCATCACTGTTGTGCAGTCTATTGGATTCAGCGGTGGAGGCTCTtg cggTCTCATCACCAGCATTGGCGCGTTCAAGGAGAACATTGCAGTTGGCATCATCACTTTGATGGTCACCATAGGATTCATTGTATGTGTGGTCGTCGATGTCATGCTTATGGCTAAG GTTCACCGCATCTACCGGTCAACGGGCGCGTCTCTCGCGAAGGCTCAGGCGGAGTTCACGACAGAGATACTCCGCAATCAGCACGTGCAGACCGCTGCGTCCAGCGCTGCAGCCGCTGCGGTGAATGCCCAGATCGCTAATGCTAACCGGTATTAG
- the LOC124636769 gene encoding pre-mRNA-splicing factor RBM22 produces MAVSKSTNTYNRQNWEDSDFPILCQTCLGDNPYIRMTKEKYGKECKICARPFTVFRWCPGARMRFKKTEICQTCSKLKNVCQTCLLDLEYGLPIQVRDAALKIQDDLPRNEVNKEYYIQNLDSQMSKFDATQPSNSALKSKGASDLLLRLARTAPYYKRNRPHVCSFWVKGECRRGEECPYRHEKPTDPDDPLADQNIKDRYYGVNDPVAEKLMRRAAAMPALPPPEDKTVTTLYIGNLPDNISEDELRGHFYQYGEIRSLTLVPRAQCAFVQYTTRSAAEHAAEKTFNRLVIGGKRLTIKWGKSQGRQGANEKNEATPVLEPVPGLPGTLPPPPAYLHPFPPQMPPPPNRPNDFFNLHHYGGGGWPAWGAPGVPGVPGVPGVPPPPAPLALHYPSQDPARLGAHAHANQPQT; encoded by the exons ATGGCAGTATCAAAATCAACAAACACGTATAATCGTCAAAATTGGGAAGATTCG GATTTCCCCATTCTGTGTCAAACATGTCTTGGTGATAACCCCTACATACGTATG aCCAAAGAAAAATATGGCAAGGAGTGCAAAATATGTGCAAGGCCCTTCACCGTGTTCCGTTGGTGTCCTGGCGCCCGTATGCGTTTCAAGAAGACAGAAATATGCCAGACATGTTCCAAACTCAAGAATGTATGTCAAACGTGCCTTTTGGACCTCGAATATGGTTTACCAATTCAAGTGAGAGATGCTGCGCTTAAAATACAAGATGATCTACCTCGAAATGAAGTGaataaagaatattatattCAGAATTTAGATAGTCAGATGTCTAAGTTTGATGCTACACAGCCTAGTAATTCCGCTTTAAAGTCAAAAGGTGCTTCCGATTTATTGTTACGTTTGGCTAGAACAGCTCCCTACTATAAGAGGAACAGACCCCATGTGTGCTCCTTCTGGGTGAAAGGAGAGTGTAGGAGAGGTGAGGAGTGTCCTTATCGCCACGAGAAGCCTACAGATCCTGATGATCCTCTGGCTGATCAAAACATCAAAGACAG ATATTATGGTGTTAATGACCCTGTGGCTGAGAAGTTGATGCGTCGGGCAGCCGCCATGCCTGCCCTGCCTCCACCAGAGGACAAGACAGTCACTACATTGTACATCGGAAATCTACCCGATAACATTAGTGAAGATGAACTAAGGGGGCATTTCTATCAGTATGGTGAAATaag ATCTCTAACTCTAGTGCCCAGAGCACAGTGTGCGTTTGTGCAATACACAACAAGGAGTGCAGCTGAGCATGCTGCAGAAAAGACTTTCAACAGATTGGTCATTGGAGGCAAGAGACTCACTATTAAGTGGGGTAAATCTCAAG GTCGCCAAGGAGCAAATGAGAAGAATGAAGCAACACCAGTGTTGGAACCAGTTCCTGGTCTTCCGGGAACATTGCCCCCACCACCTGCGTACTTGCATCCATTCCCACCTCAG ATGCCGCCACCACCGAATCGTCCTAACGACTTCTTCAACCTGCATCATTACGGCGGCGGTGGCTGGCCCGCGTGGGGCGCCCCGGGCGTCCCCGGCGTGCCCGGCGTCCCCGGggtgccgccgccgcccgcgccgctggCGCTGCACTACCCGAGCCAGGACCCCGCCCGCCTCGGCGCTCACGCTCACGCTAACCAACCACAAACCTAG